A segment of the Neochlamydia sp. S13 genome:
CAAATTCTTGCGATTCGTTGTCGGCAACTCCCCCGAAGACAAGCGTATTAGGTTGAAGGGGGCCGAGGCCATAGCTTTTAATCATTTGCGTCATACCTGCCGTAATTTTATGCGTATGCATGATATGAACAAGAGCCTGAATGTTCTGTTTTTGAAGATCTTTCGCAATCGTTCTTTTTAATTCTTGTTTTTCTTTTTCATTATCAAGTTCTTGAGGAACAAAAGAGGCCATGGTCAAAAAGCCTTTACTCTGGCTAATGGCTTGAGTGAACTCAAGTAAGTTGTTAGAATAGCCTTCTGTGTTCTTGGAAAAAACAAGAAAATGAGGCCGCCAAGATTTAGCTACGCTTTTGCTGTAAGCCAACTGATAAATGGCAAAGCGTGAAAAAAATACAAGGATGCCATAGCGCATATCATCCCAGGCACCACTTAAAGCGCGGCGCTTGGCGATTAAATAGAATAAGATGATGAGCGCTACTGCCATAATAGCAGCTCCGGCATCAATCATTAACATTGTTAAGACACAAAGGAGGGCTCCCAACATGGATATACTCCAGTGGATGCGAAAGCGGGGGCGCCAGCTTGGATTGGCCATTAAAGTTTCAAAGCCTGCGGAGAAGTTTAAAACCCCATAGCAGATCAGGCAGATCATGGCAAGAAGCGGAGCGAGTACGTTAACACTTCCAAAATAGACGCCACAAAAGGAAATACAAAAAGTTGTTAAGGTGGCTATACGAGGTTGCTTATCTTTTCCAAAAGTGCGTGCAAATATTTGAGGAACTACTCCATCTTCTGCTAACGCTTGTAGCATTCTTGGAGCCCCTAAAAGGCCTCCTAAGGCACTTGATATAGTCGCTCCCCATATGCCTAAAATAATTAGAGAAGGAATTCTTGCTATATTCTGCATGATCAAGGGATCAGCAGATAATAGCTCGAGGGATACATTTTTAACTAAAAAGACAGGAATAAGCATATAGATAGCGTAAGCTACAAGCAGAGCACTTAAAGTACCTAAGGGTAGAGAACGTTCAGGCTTGCGTAGATCTCCCGACAAAGAAACTGTGGCTTCTACACCTGTCATAGCTGGAAAAAAGATAGCAAAAATAGTCCAAAAGCCTAGGGATGTGGCAGGCTCAGGAGTAAAAGTTTCAGGACTGGGAGAAATAAATTCTCCACCTCCCATGAAGAGAGAGATTAAAGAGGCTATCA
Coding sequences within it:
- a CDS encoding amino acid permease, whose amino-acid sequence is MTFLSTVRETLFSREKVEEKEKGFGTFIGVFVPSILMLFGVIIFLRLGWIVGQVGLSTTLMIVTSAAFIAFVTTLSMTAIATNIEIGKGGVYYILSRSLGIEIGAAIGLPLYVKQSLSIAFCVIGFAESLHDLIPQWPIVSISIGTLIVLTALAYFSLSGALKIQVFIFVSLIASLISLFMGGGEFISPSPETFTPEPATSLGFWTIFAIFFPAMTGVEATVSLSGDLRKPERSLPLGTLSALLVAYAIYMLIPVFLVKNVSLELLSADPLIMQNIARIPSLIILGIWGATISSALGGLLGAPRMLQALAEDGVVPQIFARTFGKDKQPRIATLTTFCISFCGVYFGSVNVLAPLLAMICLICYGVLNFSAGFETLMANPSWRPRFRIHWSISMLGALLCVLTMLMIDAGAAIMAVALIILFYLIAKRRALSGAWDDMRYGILVFFSRFAIYQLAYSKSVAKSWRPHFLVFSKNTEGYSNNLLEFTQAISQSKGFLTMASFVPQELDNEKEKQELKRTIAKDLQKQNIQALVHIMHTHKITAGMTQMIKSYGLGPLQPNTLVFGGVADNESQEFAQVMKEAYLKHFNVVILNENRSKDLLPLQDRKLAGDIHIWWDEKNIENSELMLILSYMLQTSPLWKKTRICLKGIVDNETLRKQEMEKFKQIGVSKRLPLDVEILVSDESRACFYPLVEEFSKNAGIVFISMRAPKMGESMEDYTAYLNEITLFSTNLPPTALVLSSKSTPLDNILK